Proteins found in one Stigmatella erecta genomic segment:
- a CDS encoding substrate-binding domain-containing protein: MKSVFRKIAVGASAVAALLMSSGAAAQDKKVHVGVAIPAATHGFTGGIVWWANQAKKELEKANPGLKVTVRTAANAPEQANQLQDLLTVNKIDTLVIFPFESAALTKPVAQVKGKGVYVTVVDRGLTDTSAQDAYVAGDNTAFGKLPAEYLAKRLNGKGNIVVLRGIPTTIDNERMDAFNAVLKNHPDIKVLDAKYGNWNRDDAFKVMQDYLTRFKQIDAVWAADDDMAVGVLKAISQAKRTDIKEVFGGAGAKGMVKTIIDGSNPLIQADVSYSPKFIYDAIKMTAEARLKGGKLPATTIVPSVLITKENAKDFYFPDSPF, translated from the coding sequence ATGAAATCCGTCTTCCGTAAAATCGCAGTGGGTGCATCCGCCGTGGCCGCGCTGCTCATGTCCTCCGGCGCCGCCGCGCAGGACAAGAAGGTTCACGTGGGCGTGGCCATCCCGGCCGCCACGCACGGCTTCACCGGCGGCATCGTGTGGTGGGCCAACCAGGCCAAGAAGGAGCTGGAGAAGGCCAACCCGGGCCTGAAGGTCACCGTGCGCACGGCGGCCAACGCGCCCGAGCAGGCCAACCAGCTCCAGGACCTGCTGACCGTCAACAAGATCGACACGCTGGTCATCTTCCCGTTCGAGTCGGCGGCGCTCACCAAGCCCGTCGCGCAGGTGAAGGGCAAGGGCGTGTACGTCACCGTGGTGGACCGCGGCCTGACGGACACCAGCGCGCAGGATGCCTACGTGGCCGGCGACAACACCGCCTTCGGCAAGCTGCCGGCGGAGTACCTGGCCAAGCGCCTCAACGGCAAGGGCAACATCGTGGTGCTGCGCGGCATCCCCACCACCATCGACAACGAGCGCATGGACGCGTTCAACGCGGTGCTGAAGAACCACCCGGACATCAAGGTGCTGGATGCGAAGTACGGCAACTGGAACCGGGACGATGCCTTCAAGGTGATGCAGGACTACCTGACGCGCTTCAAGCAGATCGACGCCGTGTGGGCCGCGGATGACGACATGGCGGTGGGCGTGCTCAAGGCCATCTCCCAGGCCAAGCGCACGGACATCAAGGAAGTGTTCGGCGGCGCGGGCGCCAAGGGCATGGTGAAGACCATCATCGACGGCAGCAACCCGCTCATCCAGGCGGACGTCTCCTACTCGCCCAAGTTCATCTACGACGCCATCAAGATGACCGCCGAGGCGCGCCTCAAGGGCGGGAAGCTGCCGGCCACCACCATCGTGCCCTCGGTGCTCATCACCAAGGAGAACGCGAAGGACTTCTACTTCCCGGACTCGCCCTTCTAA
- a CDS encoding sugar phosphate isomerase/epimerase family protein has protein sequence MTRPVTLFTGQWADLPLSELAPLARRMGYDGLELACWGDHFNVQEALASKTYAKDKHALLESHGLKCFAIGNHLVGQAVCDLIDERHQSIVPAHVWGDGDPEGVRQRAAQEMKDTARAAAAFGVKTVTGFTGSSVWHATYAFPPTSQAFWDKGFADFGRRWTPILDTFEAQGVRFALEVHPTEIAFDIASAQRAIEAVKGHRCFGFNFDPSHLGYQGVDYVKFIRTFADRVFNVHMKDVWWGRGDGTVGVFGGHTSFGDPRRNWDFRSLGRGMIDFESVIVALNDIQYAGPLSVEWEDSRMDRVHGATESAAFCKRLDFPAAAGAFDAVFDKDKQARAGG, from the coding sequence ATGACGAGACCTGTCACGCTGTTCACCGGCCAATGGGCCGACCTGCCCCTCTCCGAACTCGCACCGCTGGCCCGGCGCATGGGCTACGACGGCCTGGAGCTGGCCTGCTGGGGCGACCATTTCAACGTCCAGGAGGCGCTCGCCTCCAAGACGTACGCGAAGGACAAGCACGCCCTGCTGGAGTCCCATGGCCTGAAGTGCTTCGCCATCGGCAACCACCTGGTGGGGCAGGCCGTTTGCGACCTCATCGACGAGCGGCACCAGTCCATCGTCCCCGCGCACGTGTGGGGAGATGGAGACCCGGAGGGCGTGCGCCAGCGCGCGGCCCAGGAGATGAAGGACACGGCCCGGGCCGCCGCCGCCTTCGGGGTGAAGACCGTCACCGGCTTCACCGGCTCGTCGGTGTGGCACGCCACCTATGCCTTCCCGCCCACCTCGCAGGCGTTCTGGGACAAGGGCTTCGCCGACTTCGGCCGCCGCTGGACGCCGATTCTGGACACGTTCGAGGCGCAGGGCGTGCGCTTTGCGCTGGAGGTCCACCCGACGGAGATCGCCTTCGACATCGCCTCGGCCCAGCGCGCCATCGAGGCGGTGAAGGGGCACCGCTGCTTCGGCTTCAACTTCGACCCGAGCCACCTCGGCTACCAGGGCGTGGACTACGTGAAGTTCATCCGCACGTTCGCGGACCGCGTGTTCAACGTCCACATGAAGGACGTGTGGTGGGGCCGGGGCGATGGCACGGTGGGCGTGTTCGGCGGCCACACGAGCTTTGGAGATCCGCGCCGCAACTGGGACTTCCGCAGCCTGGGCCGGGGGATGATCGACTTCGAGTCCGTCATCGTCGCGCTCAATGACATCCAGTACGCGGGGCCCCTGAGCGTGGAGTGGGAGGACAGCCGGATGGACCGGGTGCACGGGGCCACCGAGAGCGCGGCCTTCTGCAAGCGGCTCGACTTCCCCGCCGCGGCGGGCGCGTTCGACGCCGTGTTCGACAAGGACAAGCAAGCGCGGGCGGGCGGATGA
- a CDS encoding Gfo/Idh/MocA family protein — MSTQPERKLRYAMVGGGRDAFIGSVHRRAMALDGQMELVAGALSSNPDKARASGRDLGLSPERNHGRWEDLLADELTRPVEERIDFVSIVTPNHVHFPVAKAFAAAGIHVVCDKPLVHTRAQADELVRTVEQTGVVFGVTYNYTGYPMVREARELVRRGVLGELRKVVVEYNQGWLATHVEGQGNKQAGWRTDPERSGAAGAIGDIGSHAENLAATVTGLELEAICADLGALVPGRRLDDDASLLLRWRGGVRGVLTASQIAAGVENDLRLRVFGSAGSLDWRQENPNELVHAPLDGPKRILTRGSPWLSESSRRACRVPSGHPEAFIEAFANVYLGVAADIRARLAGVAADPLAADYPRLADGVRGVRFIEKTVESAASKLKWTPMA, encoded by the coding sequence ATGAGCACCCAGCCCGAACGCAAGCTGCGGTACGCGATGGTGGGCGGTGGGCGCGACGCGTTCATCGGCTCGGTGCACCGCCGGGCCATGGCCCTGGATGGGCAGATGGAGCTGGTGGCGGGCGCGCTCTCGTCCAACCCGGACAAGGCGCGGGCCTCGGGCAGGGACTTGGGCCTGTCCCCGGAGCGCAACCACGGCCGGTGGGAGGACCTGCTGGCCGACGAGCTGACGCGCCCGGTGGAGGAGCGCATCGACTTCGTCTCCATCGTCACGCCCAACCACGTGCACTTCCCGGTGGCGAAGGCCTTCGCCGCGGCGGGGATTCACGTGGTGTGTGACAAGCCGCTCGTGCACACGCGCGCGCAGGCGGACGAGCTGGTGCGCACGGTGGAGCAGACCGGCGTGGTGTTCGGCGTCACCTACAACTACACCGGCTATCCGATGGTGCGCGAGGCGCGCGAGCTGGTGCGGCGCGGCGTGCTCGGCGAGTTGCGCAAGGTGGTCGTCGAGTACAACCAGGGCTGGCTCGCCACGCACGTGGAGGGCCAGGGCAACAAGCAGGCCGGCTGGCGCACGGATCCGGAGCGGAGCGGGGCGGCCGGGGCCATCGGCGACATCGGCTCGCACGCGGAGAATCTGGCCGCCACCGTCACGGGCCTGGAGCTGGAGGCGATCTGCGCGGACCTGGGGGCCCTGGTGCCGGGGCGCCGGCTCGATGACGACGCCAGCCTGCTGCTGCGCTGGCGCGGCGGGGTGCGCGGGGTGCTGACGGCCTCGCAGATCGCCGCCGGGGTGGAGAACGACTTGCGGCTGCGCGTGTTCGGCTCGGCGGGCTCGCTCGACTGGCGGCAGGAGAACCCGAACGAGCTGGTGCACGCGCCGCTCGATGGGCCCAAGCGCATCCTCACGCGGGGCTCGCCCTGGCTGAGCGAGTCCTCGCGCCGGGCGTGCCGGGTGCCGTCGGGCCACCCCGAGGCGTTCATCGAGGCGTTCGCCAACGTGTACCTGGGCGTCGCGGCGGACATCCGGGCCCGGCTCGCCGGGGTGGCGGCGGATCCGCTCGCCGCCGACTACCCCCGGCTCGCGGACGGCGTGCGCGGGGTGCGCTTCATCGAGAAGACGGTGGAGTCGGCGGCCAGCAAGCTCAAGTGGACGCCGATGGCGTGA
- a CDS encoding terpene synthase family protein: protein MSSRPENLLRSTFLDSLPGPECEHIFALTQELSASLAAWCAKYPALLRPARVPQISLTLAASAPFLSPRELLPTGCLFLWLFAVDDLCDERSPGPEDGAPLSLWARFEQAVSWLEAPEDAAPHGEPLLQAIRDIRDGLAPLPLFSALRAPLAQSLRDFLRGMQLETEWSRLHRQSPPGPAPSLQEYLEKAACFTTGTLPIYLSVLMATRDAAIVPRLPHFMGLGHEAAVSIRLANDLRSYEKELAEGKLNSLILLQREGMAQHGTAPTAALERGRAEVRAHLLGAMERCSQLGGEEATAGCRATQTIVNAVAFACGFYAHHDFHHALVRQDGHRFGEARPSRAAVTPSAST from the coding sequence ATGTCCTCCCGCCCTGAGAACCTCCTGCGCAGCACGTTTCTCGACAGTCTCCCTGGCCCCGAGTGCGAGCACATCTTCGCCCTCACCCAGGAGCTGTCCGCGTCTCTGGCCGCCTGGTGCGCGAAGTACCCGGCCCTCCTCCGGCCCGCCCGCGTGCCGCAGATCAGCTTGACCCTGGCCGCCTCGGCCCCCTTCCTGAGCCCGCGTGAGCTGCTGCCCACCGGGTGTCTCTTCCTGTGGCTCTTCGCCGTGGATGATCTCTGCGACGAGCGGTCCCCCGGTCCAGAGGACGGCGCTCCCCTCTCGCTCTGGGCCCGGTTCGAGCAGGCGGTGTCCTGGCTCGAAGCCCCCGAGGACGCCGCTCCCCACGGGGAGCCCCTGCTCCAGGCCATACGGGACATCCGGGACGGGCTGGCCCCGCTTCCCCTCTTCTCCGCCCTGCGCGCGCCCCTGGCGCAATCGCTGCGGGACTTCCTGCGGGGGATGCAGCTCGAGACGGAGTGGAGCCGCCTCCACCGCCAGTCACCGCCGGGCCCCGCCCCTTCGCTCCAGGAGTATCTGGAGAAGGCGGCCTGCTTCACCACCGGCACGCTGCCCATCTACCTGAGCGTGTTGATGGCCACCCGCGATGCGGCCATCGTGCCGCGCCTGCCCCACTTCATGGGGCTGGGGCACGAGGCGGCCGTCAGCATCCGCCTGGCCAATGATCTGCGCAGCTACGAGAAGGAGCTGGCCGAGGGCAAGCTCAACTCCCTCATCCTCCTTCAGCGCGAGGGAATGGCCCAGCACGGCACGGCCCCCACCGCCGCCCTGGAGCGGGGCCGCGCGGAGGTGAGGGCCCACCTCCTGGGGGCGATGGAGCGGTGCAGCCAGCTCGGCGGCGAGGAGGCCACCGCGGGCTGCCGGGCCACGCAAACCATCGTGAATGCCGTGGCCTTCGCCTGTGGCTTCTACGCCCACCACGACTTCCACCATGCCCTCGTGCGCCAGGACGGCCATCGCTTCGGCGAAGCGAGGCCTTCCCGCGCGGCCGTCACGCCATCGGCGTCCACTTGA
- a CDS encoding WD40/YVTN/BNR-like repeat-containing protein, whose translation MSPFPDIYVGATRGLFVARHVSGRYVPTPLGRLPVEASARHTTSALQSMFRGSSVGVTADMPKGGLIVDSQRPGWLYVGTEAAGVFRSEDGGTTWVPDSQGLGSSRIWSLVQHPITGVLYAGTEPAAIYRKRPDATAWEPCAPLSSLPRYGEWTSPNPPYEPRVRGIGLDPERPQALAAAIEEGWLVLSWDGGKSWTNLTEGPAFDSHAVLFAPGQPHVLLSTSGYGFFRSEDGGAHFSASNAGLDRSYLSPLVLHPARPRTLYVFGTRNAPPSWFQRGGGADGALFRSDDQGLSWRRVGNTPFIPGGSWTACGDPRDPETFCVGLTDGSVWLTQDGGEHFECVLDGLGLVSVVSI comes from the coding sequence ATGAGCCCCTTTCCTGACATCTACGTGGGTGCGACCCGCGGCCTCTTCGTGGCCCGGCACGTGAGTGGCCGCTATGTCCCCACGCCCCTGGGCCGCCTTCCGGTAGAGGCCTCGGCCCGGCACACCACTTCCGCCCTGCAGTCCATGTTCCGGGGCAGCTCCGTGGGTGTCACCGCGGACATGCCCAAGGGGGGCCTCATCGTGGACTCCCAGCGCCCAGGCTGGCTCTACGTGGGCACCGAGGCCGCGGGTGTCTTCCGCAGCGAGGACGGCGGCACCACGTGGGTTCCCGACAGCCAGGGGCTCGGCTCCTCGCGGATCTGGTCCCTGGTCCAGCACCCCATCACCGGCGTGCTGTACGCGGGCACCGAGCCCGCAGCCATTTACCGCAAGCGCCCAGACGCCACCGCCTGGGAGCCCTGCGCGCCCCTGTCGTCCTTGCCCCGGTACGGCGAGTGGACCTCCCCCAATCCGCCGTATGAGCCCCGCGTGCGAGGCATTGGATTGGATCCCGAGCGGCCCCAGGCCCTCGCCGCCGCCATCGAGGAGGGCTGGCTCGTGCTCAGCTGGGATGGGGGGAAGAGCTGGACGAACCTCACCGAGGGTCCAGCGTTCGACTCGCACGCTGTCCTCTTCGCGCCGGGCCAACCCCACGTCTTGCTCTCGACGAGCGGCTACGGCTTCTTCCGAAGTGAGGATGGGGGCGCGCACTTCTCCGCCTCGAACGCAGGGCTCGACCGGAGCTATCTGTCGCCCCTCGTCCTGCATCCGGCCCGCCCCCGGACGCTCTATGTCTTCGGGACCCGGAACGCCCCCCCCTCCTGGTTCCAGCGGGGCGGCGGGGCGGACGGCGCCCTCTTCCGCAGCGATGACCAGGGCTTGAGCTGGCGCCGCGTGGGCAACACTCCCTTCATCCCCGGGGGCAGCTGGACGGCGTGTGGCGATCCGCGGGATCCGGAAACGTTTTGCGTTGGATTGACGGACGGCTCCGTCTGGCTGACACAGGATGGCGGCGAACACTTCGAGTGTGTGCTCGACGGGCTTGGGCTCGTCAGCGTGGTGTCAATCTGA
- a CDS encoding anti-phage dCTP deaminase has protein sequence MEQETLESIDRKRSELVFGLVGPLGTDLRRIETFMREGLQRFQYEPVAVKLSDFLSKVELEILVKTAPEADRIRTSIDAGNELRERTKRNDIFALYAADHILTSRTASIENRDRPLPHRAHIIHSLKHPEEVRTLRRIYGPGFFLIGIFSPEPVRLRNLIDRRLMPEKEAIDLVARDEYEKEEHGQPTRDVFEMSDVFIPMTGNEERTRDQLHRFVELVFGAPHITPTQEEHGMFLAFSAALRSGSLARQVGAVITNHLGDVLAIGANDAPGFGGGQYWPSQNDFRDIAMGSDANDLMKRKLVIALMRKMRPGCEGKSDDDLYTEGRALLKDTGVMDITEYSRDVHAEMAAFMACARIGVSTVGTLLYTTTFPCHNCAKHIVAAGVKTVYFVEPYPKSHAAKLHGDSLLLSDGDQVEDKVVFIPFVGVGPRRFFDLFSMKLSSGQPISRKTAEGDSVAWPTAKTTPRIPLQPYSYLQKEVLASAELLELLKTHQLLGDPA, from the coding sequence ATGGAGCAGGAAACGCTGGAATCCATCGATCGGAAACGGTCTGAGCTGGTCTTTGGCCTCGTAGGCCCCTTGGGAACAGACCTCCGCCGCATCGAGACCTTCATGCGCGAAGGACTTCAACGCTTTCAGTATGAACCCGTGGCGGTGAAGCTCAGCGACTTCTTGAGCAAGGTCGAGCTTGAGATCCTGGTGAAAACCGCTCCGGAAGCCGACCGCATCCGCACGTCGATCGATGCAGGCAATGAACTCCGCGAGCGGACGAAACGAAATGACATCTTCGCCCTGTATGCGGCTGATCACATCCTGACAAGCCGGACGGCCAGCATCGAAAATCGAGACCGCCCTTTGCCTCACAGGGCCCACATCATCCATTCGCTGAAGCACCCAGAGGAAGTGCGCACGCTCCGCCGCATCTACGGCCCAGGCTTCTTTCTCATCGGCATTTTCTCTCCTGAGCCCGTTCGCTTACGGAATCTCATCGACCGGAGACTGATGCCGGAAAAAGAGGCCATCGACCTTGTCGCCCGGGACGAGTACGAGAAGGAGGAGCACGGCCAACCCACCCGCGACGTCTTCGAGATGAGTGACGTGTTCATCCCCATGACGGGCAACGAGGAGCGGACGCGAGACCAGTTGCATCGCTTCGTGGAACTTGTCTTTGGAGCACCTCACATCACGCCGACGCAGGAAGAGCATGGAATGTTCCTCGCCTTCAGCGCAGCGCTGCGTTCAGGCAGCCTCGCCCGGCAGGTGGGGGCCGTGATCACCAATCACCTCGGCGATGTCCTCGCGATTGGAGCCAATGATGCACCCGGGTTCGGCGGTGGCCAGTACTGGCCAAGCCAGAACGACTTCCGGGACATCGCCATGGGCAGCGATGCCAATGATCTGATGAAGCGCAAACTCGTCATCGCCCTGATGCGGAAGATGAGGCCCGGCTGCGAGGGCAAGTCGGATGATGACCTTTACACGGAGGGCCGGGCACTCCTGAAGGACACAGGCGTGATGGACATCACGGAGTACAGCCGCGATGTCCACGCGGAGATGGCGGCCTTCATGGCCTGTGCGCGCATCGGGGTCAGCACCGTGGGGACGCTCCTCTACACGACCACATTCCCCTGCCACAACTGCGCCAAGCATATCGTCGCGGCGGGTGTCAAGACGGTCTACTTCGTGGAGCCCTACCCGAAGAGCCATGCGGCCAAGCTCCACGGTGATTCGCTCCTCCTCTCCGATGGAGACCAGGTCGAGGACAAGGTGGTCTTCATACCGTTTGTGGGAGTAGGACCCCGGCGGTTCTTCGATTTGTTCTCCATGAAGTTAAGCTCTGGGCAGCCCATCTCCCGGAAGACAGCTGAAGGCGACTCTGTCGCATGGCCTACCGCGAAGACGACTCCCCGAATCCCGCTTCAACCCTACTCTTACCTGCAGAAGGAAGTCCTCGCCTCCGCAGAGCTTCTTGAGCTACTGAAGACCCACCAGCTACTAGGAGACCCAGCGTGA
- a CDS encoding Gfo/Idh/MocA family protein — protein MARRRSGTRSTQRRTSSKASRQVGYAVVGLGHFAQESILPAFTHARGNSRLVALVSGDPRKARALGTKYKVPVFGYEQFEECLALPEVDAVYIALPNSMHAEYAVRAARAGAHVLCEKPLATTEDECREMIRACAENDVRLMTAYRLHFEQANLQAVKAVREGKLGEVKLFTSTFSFQLRTPNIRAEADKGGGVLWDIGVYCVNAARYLFRAEPIEVFAFCDWSGDPRFLETEEAASVVMRFPEGKLAAFNVSFGAEAVATYRLVGTEGELHLENAYEVKGPIHWTLKRQGKTRRGKAPSRDQLAPELITFSDCILEGREPEPDGWEGLADVRIISALYESAVSRRPVQLEPLMRTRRPTPDQEQRHPPTRTPELVLVQAPSH, from the coding sequence ATGGCACGTCGGCGGAGCGGGACTCGGAGCACGCAGCGGCGGACTTCCTCCAAGGCCTCGCGGCAGGTGGGCTACGCGGTGGTGGGCCTGGGGCACTTCGCGCAGGAGTCGATCCTCCCCGCCTTCACGCACGCGCGCGGCAACTCGCGGCTGGTGGCCCTGGTGAGTGGCGATCCGCGCAAGGCACGCGCGCTGGGGACGAAGTACAAGGTGCCTGTCTTTGGCTATGAGCAGTTCGAGGAGTGCCTGGCCCTGCCCGAGGTGGACGCGGTCTACATCGCCCTGCCCAACTCGATGCACGCCGAGTACGCGGTGCGCGCGGCGCGGGCCGGGGCGCACGTGCTGTGCGAGAAGCCCCTGGCCACCACGGAGGACGAGTGCCGGGAGATGATCCGCGCGTGCGCGGAGAACGACGTGCGGCTGATGACGGCCTACCGGCTGCACTTCGAACAGGCGAACCTCCAGGCGGTGAAGGCGGTGCGCGAGGGGAAGCTGGGTGAGGTGAAGCTCTTCACCTCCACGTTCAGCTTCCAGCTGCGCACGCCCAACATCCGCGCCGAGGCGGACAAAGGGGGCGGGGTGCTCTGGGACATCGGCGTGTACTGCGTGAACGCGGCGCGCTACCTGTTCCGGGCCGAGCCCATTGAAGTCTTCGCCTTCTGCGATTGGAGCGGGGACCCCCGCTTCCTGGAGACGGAGGAGGCGGCCTCGGTGGTGATGCGCTTCCCGGAAGGGAAGCTGGCGGCGTTCAACGTGAGCTTCGGCGCGGAGGCGGTAGCCACCTACCGGCTCGTGGGCACCGAGGGGGAGCTGCACCTGGAGAACGCCTATGAAGTCAAAGGCCCCATCCACTGGACGCTGAAGCGCCAGGGGAAGACGCGCCGGGGCAAGGCGCCGTCCCGCGACCAGCTCGCCCCGGAGCTCATCACCTTCAGCGACTGCATCCTGGAGGGCCGGGAGCCCGAGCCGGACGGCTGGGAGGGGCTGGCGGACGTGCGCATCATTTCCGCCCTGTACGAGTCCGCCGTGTCGCGCCGGCCCGTGCAGTTGGAGCCGCTCATGCGGACCCGGCGGCCCACGCCGGACCAGGAGCAGCGGCACCCGCCCACGCGCACGCCCGAGCTCGTCCTCGTCCAGGCACCCTCGCACTAG